Proteins encoded together in one Candidatus Magasanikbacteria bacterium RIFOXYB2_FULL_38_10 window:
- a CDS encoding preprotein translocase subunit SecY: MLEKLLQIWKTKDLRNKILYVVLMLVIFRLVAYIPIPGVDIIALRRFFDSNQLLGLMNVFSGGTMQNFSVIMLGVGPYITASIIFQLLAMVVPSLEEMSKEGEAGQRRLNQYTRLLTVPLAFLQAYSMIMLLRQTGQGIVGNLDLFHFITTMVTITGGTMFLMWLGELISEKGIGNGISILIFAGIISSLPTSLQQMFVTFDRAQIIELIIYALIAIVTIVGVVFVTEAQRNIPVVYAKQVRGNRVFGGGNNHLPLRVNMAGVIPIIFAISIILFPSMVAQFFIKAKTAWLASLAQGTIHLFNNSVFYAAAYFLLVVGFTYFYTAVIFHPQKIAENLQKQGGFIPGVRPGKLTTEYLQYTMNRILLAGSVFLGVIAILPLILRNVTGSQSMVIGGTSLLIVVAVVIEIVKQVESQMTMRDYEQY; this comes from the coding sequence ATGTTAGAAAAATTGTTACAAATTTGGAAGACCAAAGATTTACGCAACAAAATTCTTTATGTTGTTTTGATGCTGGTAATTTTTCGTTTAGTGGCTTATATTCCTATTCCGGGAGTAGATATTATTGCTTTAAGAAGATTTTTTGATTCCAATCAATTACTCGGCTTAATGAATGTTTTTTCTGGCGGCACTATGCAGAATTTTTCTGTAATAATGCTTGGTGTCGGTCCTTATATTACCGCTTCCATTATTTTTCAATTGTTAGCTATGGTTGTTCCGAGTTTAGAAGAGATGTCTAAAGAGGGCGAGGCCGGGCAGAGAAGGCTTAATCAATATACCAGGCTTTTAACCGTTCCATTGGCTTTTTTGCAAGCCTACAGTATGATTATGCTTCTTAGACAAACAGGACAGGGGATAGTTGGTAATTTGGATCTTTTTCATTTTATCACCACTATGGTCACCATTACCGGCGGTACCATGTTTTTAATGTGGCTGGGTGAACTTATTTCGGAAAAAGGTATTGGCAACGGTATCTCCATTTTAATTTTTGCCGGCATTATTTCTTCCTTGCCTACTTCGCTTCAACAAATGTTTGTCACCTTTGACAGGGCGCAAATCATTGAGTTGATTATTTATGCTTTAATTGCCATTGTGACTATTGTGGGAGTTGTTTTTGTTACGGAAGCGCAAAGAAACATTCCTGTAGTTTATGCCAAACAAGTCCGTGGCAATCGTGTTTTTGGCGGTGGTAATAACCATTTACCTTTAAGAGTGAATATGGCGGGTGTTATCCCAATCATTTTTGCCATCTCCATTATACTTTTTCCTTCCATGGTGGCGCAGTTTTTCATTAAAGCCAAAACAGCTTGGTTAGCCAGTTTAGCGCAAGGGACAATTCATCTTTTTAATAATTCTGTTTTTTACGCCGCCGCTTATTTTTTACTGGTGGTAGGATTCACTTATTTTTACACCGCCGTTATTTTTCATCCTCAAAAAATAGCTGAAAATTTACAGAAACAAGGCGGTTTTATTCCTGGTGTACGTCCGGGTAAGTTAACTACTGAATATCTGCAATACACTATGAATCGCATTCTTTTGGCCGGTTCTGTGTTTTTGGGTGTCATCGCTATTTTGCCTTTAATTTTACGCAATGTCACCGGTAGTCAATCTATGGTTATTGGTGGCACCTCTTTACTAATCGTGGTGGCGGTAGTGATAGAAATAGTCAAACAGGTTGAATCACAGATGACCATGCGCGATTACGAACAGTACTAG